A genomic stretch from Colwellia sp. Arc7-635 includes:
- a CDS encoding methylmalonyl-CoA mutase family protein, translating into MNTERYQLKNKIRIVTAASLFDGHDAAINIMRRILQSSGAEVIHLGHDRSVEEVVNTAIQEDANAIAMTSYQGGHNEYFKYMYDLLKERGCEHIRIVGGGGGVILPDEIKMLQDYGITRIYSPDDGRALGLLGMIDDMLERCDFKTGVNVKKDDVANLKKDVPLQDKKQAIARLISAAENAPQENKTDLEKIRKIAAVSKTPVLGITGTGGAGKSSLVDELIRRFLMATEDSKIAIVSVDPSKRKTGGALLGDRIRMNAVNNDRVYMRSLATRQSNLALSVYVHDTLDILKATDFDLIILETSGIGQSDTEIEEHSDVSLYVMTPEYGAATQLEKIDMLDFADIIALNKFDKRGALDALRDVKKQYKRNRGMFEAGDDEVPVYGTIASQFNDRGMTELYNAVITELNTKSGLTVGDLLSTEGTLANKSSVIPGNRIRYLSEISESNRGYDAWVEKQTTVAQKLYGIHQAIETAKETDTEVSSGLVAQLEALYTHVELDLDPKNKLLLEQWATKVQRYKDPEFKFKVRDKELSIQTHSKSLSGSAIPKISMPKYQGWGDILKWNLQENVPGEFPYTAGLFPFKREGEDPTRMFAGEGGPERTNRRFHYVSKGMPAKRLSTAFDSVTLYGNDPAIRPDIYGKIGNAGVSICCLDDAKKLYSGFDLAHAMTSVSMTINGPAPMLLGFFLNAAIDQQCERFIVENGLEKEVNATIAKIYKKKGCARPSYQGELPEGNDGLGLMLIGVTGDQVLPPEVYQAIKAKTLTLVRGTVQADILKEDQAQNTCIFSTEFALRLMGDVQEYFIDKGVRNFYSVSISGYHIAEAGANPITQLALTLANGFTFVEYYLSRGMDINEFGPNLSFFFSNGIDPEYAVIGRVARRIWSKAMKNKYGANARAQMLKYHIQTSGRSLHAQEIDFNDIRTTLQALYAINDNCNSLHTNAYDEAITTPTEDSVRRAMAIQLIINRELGLSKNENPIQGAFIIEELTDLVEEAVLTEFDRINERGGVLGAMETMYQRGKIQEESMHYEHLKHSGEFPIIGVNTFLSSTGSPTVVPEEVIRATEEEKTYQIEMLASLNKANEAEVEVLLKRLQTAAIKHENIFELMMDACKVCSLGQIVSSLFEAGGQYRRNM; encoded by the coding sequence ATGAATACTGAAAGATATCAGTTAAAAAATAAAATCCGTATTGTTACTGCGGCATCTTTATTTGATGGCCACGACGCGGCTATTAATATTATGCGTAGAATTTTGCAATCAAGTGGTGCAGAAGTTATTCATCTTGGTCATGACCGTAGTGTTGAAGAAGTGGTAAATACGGCTATTCAAGAAGATGCTAATGCTATTGCGATGACATCTTATCAAGGGGGTCATAATGAATATTTCAAATATATGTATGACCTGTTAAAAGAACGTGGTTGTGAGCATATTCGTATTGTTGGTGGCGGTGGCGGTGTCATACTGCCTGATGAAATTAAAATGCTACAAGATTACGGCATTACTCGTATTTATTCGCCAGATGATGGTCGTGCTCTAGGCCTACTTGGCATGATTGACGATATGCTTGAACGTTGCGATTTTAAAACTGGCGTCAACGTTAAAAAAGATGATGTCGCCAATTTAAAGAAAGATGTGCCACTGCAGGATAAAAAGCAAGCCATTGCTCGTTTGATCTCTGCAGCAGAAAACGCACCACAAGAAAACAAAACCGACCTTGAAAAAATTCGCAAAATTGCCGCGGTAAGTAAAACGCCCGTATTAGGTATCACAGGTACTGGTGGTGCAGGTAAATCATCATTAGTTGATGAGCTTATTCGCCGCTTTTTAATGGCAACTGAAGATAGCAAAATAGCGATTGTCTCAGTTGACCCGTCAAAACGAAAAACTGGTGGTGCCTTGCTAGGTGACCGTATTCGTATGAATGCAGTAAATAACGACCGTGTATATATGCGCTCGTTGGCAACGCGTCAATCAAACTTAGCTTTATCAGTTTACGTGCATGACACCCTAGATATCTTAAAAGCGACTGACTTTGACTTAATTATTTTAGAAACCTCAGGTATTGGTCAGTCAGATACAGAAATTGAAGAGCATTCAGATGTGTCGTTATATGTCATGACACCAGAATACGGCGCAGCAACGCAGTTAGAAAAAATCGATATGTTAGATTTTGCTGACATTATCGCCTTGAATAAATTCGATAAGCGTGGCGCATTGGATGCTTTACGTGATGTGAAAAAACAATATAAACGTAACCGTGGCATGTTTGAAGCCGGTGATGATGAAGTACCTGTATATGGCACTATCGCGTCACAATTTAATGACCGTGGTATGACGGAACTTTATAATGCGGTGATCACTGAACTAAATACTAAATCAGGCTTAACGGTTGGTGATCTGTTATCTACTGAAGGCACACTAGCAAACAAGAGTAGTGTGATACCGGGTAACCGTATTCGTTACTTATCTGAAATATCAGAAAGTAACCGTGGATACGATGCTTGGGTTGAAAAGCAAACAACCGTTGCACAAAAACTTTATGGTATTCATCAAGCCATTGAAACCGCGAAAGAAACGGATACCGAGGTTTCTTCAGGTTTAGTTGCTCAACTTGAAGCCTTATATACCCATGTCGAGTTAGACTTAGATCCTAAAAACAAACTGTTGCTTGAGCAATGGGCCACTAAAGTTCAACGTTATAAAGACCCTGAATTTAAATTTAAAGTGCGTGATAAAGAGCTTTCTATCCAAACACATTCAAAATCGTTGTCTGGTAGCGCTATTCCAAAAATAAGTATGCCTAAGTACCAAGGTTGGGGTGACATTCTTAAGTGGAACTTACAAGAAAATGTACCAGGTGAATTCCCTTATACCGCGGGTTTATTCCCATTCAAGCGTGAAGGTGAAGACCCAACACGTATGTTCGCGGGGGAAGGTGGCCCGGAACGTACAAACCGTCGTTTTCATTATGTTTCTAAAGGTATGCCAGCTAAACGCTTATCAACAGCGTTCGATTCTGTAACCTTATATGGTAACGATCCTGCTATTCGTCCTGATATTTATGGAAAAATAGGTAATGCGGGTGTGTCTATTTGTTGTCTAGATGATGCGAAGAAACTCTACTCGGGTTTTGATTTAGCGCATGCTATGACCTCAGTTTCAATGACCATTAATGGTCCGGCGCCGATGTTATTGGGTTTCTTCTTAAATGCCGCGATTGATCAACAATGTGAACGCTTTATTGTCGAAAATGGTTTAGAAAAAGAAGTTAACGCCACTATTGCTAAAATTTATAAAAAGAAAGGCTGTGCACGTCCAAGTTATCAAGGTGAATTACCTGAAGGTAATGATGGCTTAGGCTTAATGCTTATTGGTGTTACTGGCGATCAAGTATTGCCGCCAGAAGTTTATCAAGCGATAAAAGCAAAAACTTTAACCTTAGTACGTGGCACAGTTCAAGCAGATATCTTAAAAGAAGATCAAGCGCAAAATACTTGTATTTTCTCCACTGAATTTGCCTTGCGCTTAATGGGTGATGTACAAGAGTATTTCATCGACAAAGGCGTGCGTAACTTCTACTCAGTGTCTATTTCTGGTTATCATATTGCTGAAGCCGGCGCTAACCCCATTACTCAGTTGGCATTAACTTTAGCGAACGGTTTTACTTTTGTAGAATATTACTTAAGCCGTGGCATGGATATTAACGAATTTGGTCCTAACTTATCGTTTTTCTTCTCAAATGGTATTGACCCTGAATACGCGGTAATTGGCCGAGTGGCGCGTCGTATTTGGTCAAAAGCCATGAAGAATAAGTACGGTGCTAATGCGCGTGCACAAATGTTGAAGTACCACATTCAAACATCAGGTCGCTCATTGCATGCGCAAGAAATTGATTTCAATGATATTCGCACGACATTGCAAGCGCTTTACGCGATAAATGATAACTGTAACTCTTTGCATACTAATGCTTATGACGAAGCGATTACCACGCCAACCGAAGACAGTGTTCGACGTGCGATGGCGATTCAATTAATTATTAACCGTGAATTAGGTTTATCGAAAAATGAAAACCCAATTCAAGGTGCTTTCATTATTGAAGAGTTAACCGACTTAGTTGAAGAAGCGGTGTTAACTGAATTTGATCGTATTAACGAACGTGGCGGTGTACTTGGTGCTATGGAAACTATGTACCAACGTGGCAAAATTCAAGAAGAAAGTATGCATTACGAACACTTAAAACATTCAGGTGAATTCCCAATTATTGGGGTAAATACTTTCTTAAGCTCAACGGGCTCACCAACCGTTGTACCAGAAGAAGTTATCCGCGCCACAGAAGAAGAAAAAACTTATCAAATTGAGATGTTAGCCAGTTTAAATAAAGCTAATGAAGCAGAAGTAGAAGTGTTACTTAAGCGTTTACAAACCGCAGCAATTAAACATGAAAACATTTTTGAGTTAATGATGGACGCTTGTAAAGTTTGTTCATTAGGTCAAATTGTGAGTTCATTGTTTGAAGCAGGCGGTCAGTATCGTCGCAACATGTAA
- a CDS encoding AraC family transcriptional regulator produces the protein MLNSTLKNPADIRLFIPVFLLKKLSKHRLTDGLYPISLGITQANNNYKLQQMNSHCHSLIYCLSGSGKLAYQGKERVIKRGDLVIINPNTPFTFTLSKTPRPSKQLSHAEKQLSSRDNKAADNIVYWINFTGTLAQDFAERLLMKMDNGVAHVGVLKNIVSDFDHLLALGARGYTATNVIHAVHILQQALSFLALQLRLTMFNNSSSFDLEAVEALMRNSLHQELSLDTLAHYSQLSKFHFAKKFKELTDSSPIQHFINMKIQHACSQLDNSDIAIKDIASGLGYSDPYYFSRLFKKLVGISPKQYRDSRHSS, from the coding sequence ATGTTAAATAGCACATTAAAAAACCCCGCTGATATTCGCTTGTTTATTCCGGTATTTTTATTGAAAAAATTATCAAAACATCGCTTAACCGATGGCTTGTATCCCATATCACTCGGCATAACGCAAGCTAATAACAACTACAAACTTCAGCAAATGAATAGTCATTGCCATAGCTTGATCTACTGCTTGTCTGGATCAGGTAAATTAGCGTATCAGGGGAAGGAAAGAGTCATAAAACGTGGCGATCTTGTTATTATCAACCCCAATACACCGTTTACTTTTACGTTGAGTAAAACGCCCCGCCCCTCGAAGCAACTTAGTCATGCTGAAAAACAATTAAGTAGCCGCGATAACAAAGCTGCAGACAATATTGTTTACTGGATAAACTTCACCGGTACGCTAGCACAAGATTTTGCTGAGCGATTATTAATGAAAATGGATAATGGTGTGGCACATGTGGGGGTGTTAAAAAATATTGTCAGCGATTTCGATCATTTATTGGCGCTAGGCGCACGTGGCTACACGGCAACAAATGTCATCCATGCCGTACATATTTTGCAGCAAGCTTTGAGTTTTCTCGCTCTACAGTTACGTTTAACCATGTTTAATAACAGTTCAAGCTTTGATTTGGAGGCGGTAGAAGCCTTGATGCGCAACAGTTTGCATCAAGAATTAAGCTTAGACACGCTAGCTCATTATAGTCAGCTATCAAAATTTCATTTTGCGAAAAAATTCAAAGAGCTAACCGACAGCTCTCCTATTCAACACTTTATCAATATGAAAATTCAACATGCTTGTTCGCAACTTGATAACAGTGACATTGCTATTAAAGATATTGCTAGTGGACTTGGCTACAGCGACCCTTATTATTTCTCTAGGCTATTCAAAAAATTAGTCGGTATATCACCAAAACAATATCGTGATTCTCGTCATAGTTCATAA
- a CDS encoding acyl-CoA dehydrogenase C-terminal domain-containing protein: MSNYQAPMRDMQFLLHEVFKAEQLWATMPAVAELIDKDTADAILSEGAKLTSEVIAPLNRNSDEQGATWSNGDVTTPDGFAKAYQLYCEGGWGSLSGDPEHGGMGMPKMLQSFVEEMTQSASISFALYPMLTAGASLALSAHASTEMKQTYLENMYSGQWAGTMCLTEPHAGSDLGIMTAKAEAQDDGSFALSGTKIFITGGEQDLTENIIHLVLAKIPGAPEGPRGISMFVVPKFLLNNDGTLGARNTVTCGSIEHKMGIKGSATCVMNFDGAKGFLVGEENKGLNYMFTMMNYERLGMGIQGVGAAETSYQQAAEYAIERIQGRSATGVKSADKKADSLIVHPDVRKMLLTMRAFNEGGRCFSTYVAKQLDIVKFSADEAQKQQAEQLVALLTPVAKAFMTDMAYESCNLGQMVFGGHGYVREWGQEQLVRDVRIAQIYEGTNGIQALDLLGRKVAANKAKFLDVYVAEINTFIEKHTQQQALDNFVKPLANALKKLTTVTELIITEQAHDKNMVGASATDYLAAFGLVSYAYMWALMAEKSLDQNNDDFYQAKLYVGEFFMERLLPRIDGHILAIEAGSKSLMNMPEGLFNYNH; encoded by the coding sequence ATGAGTAATTATCAAGCGCCGATGCGTGATATGCAATTTCTGTTACATGAAGTTTTCAAAGCCGAGCAGTTATGGGCAACCATGCCTGCTGTGGCAGAGCTGATTGATAAAGACACCGCCGATGCCATTTTGTCAGAAGGGGCTAAGTTAACCTCTGAAGTTATTGCCCCTTTAAATCGTAATAGTGATGAACAAGGTGCGACATGGTCTAACGGCGATGTAACAACACCTGATGGTTTTGCTAAAGCATATCAACTGTATTGTGAAGGTGGTTGGGGCTCATTAAGCGGCGATCCCGAGCATGGCGGCATGGGTATGCCAAAAATGTTGCAATCGTTCGTTGAAGAAATGACACAATCGGCTTCTATTTCATTTGCGCTTTACCCTATGTTAACTGCTGGCGCTAGTTTAGCGCTGTCGGCACATGCTTCAACCGAAATGAAGCAAACTTACCTGGAAAATATGTATTCAGGTCAGTGGGCTGGCACCATGTGTTTAACCGAACCTCATGCGGGTAGTGATTTAGGCATAATGACAGCGAAAGCAGAAGCGCAAGATGATGGTAGCTTTGCTTTATCTGGCACTAAAATATTTATTACTGGCGGTGAGCAAGATTTAACCGAGAATATTATTCATTTAGTACTCGCTAAAATACCGGGCGCGCCAGAAGGTCCTCGTGGTATTTCTATGTTTGTAGTGCCGAAATTTTTATTAAACAATGATGGCACTTTAGGCGCTAGGAATACCGTTACTTGTGGTTCAATCGAACACAAAATGGGTATTAAAGGCTCAGCTACTTGTGTGATGAACTTTGATGGCGCTAAAGGCTTTTTAGTTGGTGAAGAAAACAAAGGCTTAAACTACATGTTCACCATGATGAACTATGAACGTTTGGGTATGGGTATTCAAGGCGTTGGTGCGGCTGAAACCTCTTATCAGCAAGCGGCAGAATACGCCATTGAACGTATTCAAGGCCGCAGCGCTACTGGTGTAAAGTCAGCGGATAAAAAAGCAGATTCACTTATTGTGCATCCTGATGTACGAAAAATGCTGTTAACCATGCGTGCTTTTAACGAAGGCGGCCGTTGTTTTTCTACTTATGTAGCTAAACAGCTCGATATTGTTAAATTTTCTGCTGATGAAGCCCAAAAACAACAAGCTGAGCAGTTAGTAGCTTTGTTAACGCCAGTGGCAAAAGCCTTTATGACTGACATGGCTTATGAAAGCTGTAATCTTGGTCAAATGGTCTTTGGTGGTCATGGCTATGTACGTGAATGGGGTCAAGAGCAATTAGTGCGTGATGTACGTATTGCGCAAATTTATGAAGGCACTAATGGTATTCAAGCACTTGATTTATTAGGGCGAAAAGTTGCTGCGAATAAAGCTAAGTTTCTTGATGTTTATGTTGCAGAGATCAACACCTTCATTGAAAAACATACCCAGCAACAAGCTTTAGATAATTTTGTTAAACCTTTAGCTAACGCTTTAAAGAAGCTTACCACGGTTACTGAGTTGATCATCACTGAACAAGCTCATGATAAAAATATGGTTGGCGCCTCAGCAACTGACTATTTAGCGGCTTTTGGCTTAGTTAGTTATGCCTACATGTGGGCGTTAATGGCAGAAAAATCGTTAGATCAAAATAATGATGATTTCTACCAAGCCAAGCTATATGTTGGTGAGTTTTTTATGGAAAGATTATTACCAAGAATTGATGGTCATATTCTTGCCATTGAAGCGGGTAGCAAAAGTTTAATGAACATGCCGGAAGGGCTGTTTAATTACAATCACTAA
- the recQ gene encoding DNA helicase RecQ, with product MDINTAKSVLQNTFGYADFRHQQAKIISELIQGNDVFTLMPTGGGKSLCYQIPAIVRDGVGIVVSPLIALMKDQVDALNLQGVKAEFLNSSQDYEEQNRVEQLIKSGNVDLLYVAPERLLSDYFLSLIDNITIALFAFDEAHCVSQWGHDFRPEYQQLSIISHRYPHTPKIALTATADMRTRDEIVQVLNLNAAKVFVHSFDRPNIQYRISEQKNSKEQLLKFINAEHNNDAGIVYCLSRKSVETTAQWLCEHGKIALPYHAGLANHVKDNNQQRFLREDGIIIVATIAFGMGIDKPDVRFVAHLNLPKSIEAYYQETGRAGRDGMPANTWLAYGMRDVIKLKQMNSQSNGNEQFKFITQRKIDALLGYCEVSDCRRQVLLNYFGETLAQPCGNCDNCLNPPVTWDGTAAARKALSTVYRTGQRFGVGHQIDVLLGKTTAKITNLNHQLLSTFGIGNEHTAAEWQTVFRQLISMGYLAVEMDHGALKLTEKSRPLLKGECAIQLKVQKYSKAKPTRKSKQASDSHLSAQEEAIFEQLKQQRALWAKERNVPSFVVFHDATLMDIAKLNPKNAEQLLDINGIGKTKLELYGAKIMALLN from the coding sequence TTGGATATCAACACGGCAAAATCAGTTTTACAAAATACTTTTGGTTACGCTGATTTTCGGCATCAACAAGCGAAAATAATTAGTGAATTAATCCAAGGAAATGATGTTTTTACACTGATGCCAACCGGTGGTGGAAAGTCATTATGCTATCAAATACCAGCGATAGTGCGTGATGGCGTAGGCATTGTAGTATCACCGCTTATCGCATTAATGAAAGATCAAGTTGATGCTTTGAACTTACAAGGTGTAAAAGCAGAGTTTTTAAACTCATCACAAGACTACGAAGAACAAAATCGTGTAGAACAGCTGATAAAATCAGGTAACGTCGATTTATTGTACGTAGCGCCCGAAAGATTATTAAGTGATTATTTTCTTAGTCTTATTGATAATATCACTATTGCACTATTTGCCTTTGATGAAGCGCACTGTGTTTCACAATGGGGGCACGATTTTAGGCCTGAATATCAACAACTTTCTATCATCAGTCATCGATATCCCCACACACCTAAAATTGCCTTAACAGCAACCGCTGATATGAGAACCCGAGACGAAATTGTTCAGGTATTAAATTTAAATGCTGCTAAAGTTTTCGTCCATAGTTTCGACAGACCTAATATTCAATATCGTATTAGTGAACAAAAAAATAGCAAAGAACAACTATTAAAGTTTATCAATGCCGAGCATAACAATGACGCAGGTATCGTTTATTGCCTTTCAAGAAAGTCGGTTGAAACCACCGCACAATGGCTATGTGAACATGGAAAAATAGCTTTGCCTTATCATGCTGGTTTAGCTAACCATGTTAAAGATAACAACCAACAACGCTTCCTCAGAGAAGACGGTATTATCATTGTTGCTACCATAGCCTTTGGTATGGGTATTGATAAGCCCGATGTTAGGTTTGTCGCGCATTTAAACTTACCTAAAAGCATCGAAGCCTACTATCAAGAGACAGGGCGCGCAGGCCGTGATGGCATGCCAGCAAATACTTGGTTAGCTTATGGTATGCGAGATGTCATTAAACTTAAGCAAATGAACAGTCAAAGTAATGGCAATGAACAGTTCAAGTTTATTACTCAACGAAAAATAGATGCTCTGCTAGGTTATTGCGAAGTGAGTGATTGTCGTCGACAAGTGCTACTAAACTATTTCGGTGAAACGTTAGCACAGCCTTGTGGAAATTGTGATAATTGCTTGAATCCACCAGTGACATGGGATGGCACAGCTGCCGCTAGAAAAGCGCTTTCTACCGTTTACAGAACAGGTCAAAGGTTTGGTGTTGGCCATCAAATTGATGTACTGCTAGGCAAAACAACCGCTAAAATTACTAACTTAAATCACCAGCTACTTTCTACTTTTGGTATTGGTAATGAACACACAGCCGCTGAATGGCAAACGGTTTTCAGACAACTCATTTCAATGGGATATTTAGCGGTTGAAATGGACCATGGCGCTTTAAAATTAACAGAAAAATCTCGACCGTTATTAAAAGGTGAATGTGCTATACAGCTTAAGGTACAAAAATATAGTAAAGCAAAACCGACGCGAAAATCGAAACAAGCTAGCGATAGTCATCTATCTGCACAAGAAGAAGCCATATTTGAACAGCTTAAACAGCAGCGGGCATTATGGGCAAAAGAAAGAAATGTCCCATCATTTGTTGTTTTTCATGATGCTACCTTGATGGATATCGCCAAATTAAATCCCAAAAATGCAGAGCAGCTGTTAGACATTAATGGTATTGGTAAAACAAAGCTTGAACTTTATGGGGCAAAGATTATGGCGTTATTAAACTAG
- a CDS encoding 2OG-Fe(II) oxygenase, producing MMAKVTNKAIFSSRVFSINYVTYPTNHSVMKHSDPVQQGRYFKLNFVLVQPKSGGVFECSNCIMNLFDRVYLFRPDKYEHSVSKIESGKRVLLSFALNI from the coding sequence ATAATGGCAAAAGTAACAAATAAAGCAATTTTTAGTAGTAGAGTTTTCTCTATCAATTATGTCACCTATCCGACTAACCATAGCGTGATGAAGCATAGCGACCCTGTACAACAAGGCCGATATTTCAAACTTAATTTTGTCTTAGTACAGCCCAAATCTGGTGGTGTTTTTGAATGTTCGAACTGTATTATGAACTTATTTGATCGGGTTTATTTATTTCGTCCGGATAAGTACGAGCACAGTGTCTCAAAAATTGAATCAGGTAAGCGAGTGCTATTGAGTTTTGCCTTGAATATATAG
- a CDS encoding HAMP domain-containing sensor histidine kinase, translated as MRTLEQQLPDIIKSLSSTYGNAFFNELTLQLNKFIDADYTFIARLDAEKNTSKTISLVAKGQLADNFEYSLASTPCADIGDDSVCIFPQDICSLYPDDQLLIDMNIQGYVGVPLHNSVGDVMGIIVALHENKIVNQHVIVTVFELFAGRISAEIERTEKEAELNSLTKSLERKVMERTSSLSTALKQLELTQKEIIAKEKMAALGLLVAGVAHEINSPLGVAILGASVVEETSYKLHEKLNNSTLSKEDLSSGFTTILSSVKAMNFNLHRAAELVRSFKEVAVDRSTDDIREFILSTWIHELINSLMPMLNKKSISVKLELPEQPIIITTCTSKLGQVLSNLITNASIHAFPKDVVNDNKLITIKINEVNDNVHVFIQDNGVGVEKKNIEALFDPFFTTNRSEGNTGLGLSISRNIMTESLQGSIDMTSVLEQGSEFRIILPKVIAFSASA; from the coding sequence ATGCGAACTTTAGAGCAACAGCTTCCTGACATTATAAAAAGTCTTTCATCAACCTACGGAAATGCTTTCTTTAATGAATTAACCTTACAATTAAATAAATTTATTGATGCCGATTACACTTTTATTGCAAGACTAGACGCCGAAAAAAACACCTCGAAAACCATCAGTTTAGTGGCCAAAGGTCAGTTAGCCGATAATTTTGAATATTCATTAGCATCAACGCCTTGTGCGGATATAGGTGACGACTCAGTTTGCATTTTCCCACAAGATATTTGTAGCTTATATCCTGACGACCAATTATTAATTGATATGAATATACAAGGTTATGTTGGCGTACCTCTGCATAACTCGGTAGGCGACGTGATGGGAATTATTGTTGCGCTTCATGAAAATAAAATTGTTAACCAACATGTGATTGTGACTGTTTTTGAGCTTTTTGCTGGTCGAATATCAGCTGAAATAGAAAGAACGGAGAAAGAAGCAGAACTTAATTCACTAACTAAGTCTCTTGAGCGTAAAGTGATGGAGCGTACTTCTTCTTTAAGCACAGCGCTGAAACAGTTAGAGCTAACACAAAAAGAGATTATTGCTAAAGAAAAAATGGCTGCATTGGGTTTACTCGTTGCTGGAGTGGCGCATGAAATTAACTCGCCATTGGGCGTTGCTATTTTGGGCGCTTCAGTGGTTGAAGAAACTTCCTATAAATTGCATGAAAAGTTAAATAATAGCACCCTATCTAAAGAGGATTTAAGCTCAGGTTTCACGACAATTTTATCTTCAGTTAAAGCGATGAATTTTAATTTGCATCGGGCTGCTGAGTTGGTGCGCAGTTTTAAAGAGGTTGCGGTCGATAGAAGTACTGATGATATTCGAGAGTTTATACTCTCGACATGGATTCATGAATTGATCAATAGTTTGATGCCGATGTTAAATAAAAAATCAATTTCAGTGAAGTTAGAGCTACCTGAACAGCCCATTATTATCACCACATGCACGAGTAAATTAGGTCAAGTGTTATCTAATTTGATCACTAATGCTTCAATTCATGCTTTTCCTAAAGATGTTGTTAATGATAATAAGCTCATCACGATAAAAATTAATGAAGTAAATGATAACGTTCATGTTTTTATTCAAGACAACGGTGTCGGGGTCGAGAAAAAAAATATAGAGGCTCTTTTTGACCCATTTTTTACAACTAATCGAAGTGAAGGTAATACTGGGCTTGGCTTAAGTATTAGCCGCAATATTATGACAGAAAGTTTGCAAGGCTCAATTGATATGACTAGTGTGCTTGAACAAGGAAGTGAGTTTAGGATAATACTGCCTAAAGTCATTGCTTTTTCAGCCAGTGCATAG
- a CDS encoding oxidoreductase — MPSVPEKFTAFRIHKNDKKITSGFEQISLNDLTAGEVVIKVAYSDINYKDALAATGKGRILRTYPLVGGIDLSGVVVSSEDARFNTGDKVLVCGAQLSELYDGGYSEYARVKADSVVNLPDGMSLRDVMALGTAGYTAALAIQRMEDNGQIPERGPIVVTGATGGVGSFAINMLSNIGYEVIAYTGKTEQEPYLKALGAVELINRNDIEMGTKPLENAQWGGAVDNVGGDTLAWLTRTTNVWGNIASIGLAGGFKLESTVMPFILRGVSLLGINSVEMPLSVRTQGWKRLASDLKPSQLALIAPTTIKFSDLPNAFDAYVNGTVTGRTVVEIDASLA; from the coding sequence ATGCCGTCAGTTCCCGAAAAATTTACAGCTTTTCGTATTCATAAAAATGACAAAAAAATTACCAGTGGTTTTGAGCAAATTAGTCTTAATGACTTAACCGCTGGCGAAGTTGTGATCAAAGTTGCTTATTCAGACATTAATTATAAAGATGCATTGGCAGCAACAGGTAAAGGACGTATTTTACGAACTTATCCCCTAGTGGGTGGTATTGATTTATCAGGTGTTGTGGTTAGCTCAGAAGATGCGCGCTTTAATACCGGTGATAAAGTCCTCGTTTGTGGTGCGCAACTCTCTGAGCTTTATGATGGTGGCTATAGTGAATACGCCCGTGTTAAAGCTGATTCTGTGGTTAATTTACCTGACGGTATGAGCTTACGTGATGTGATGGCGTTAGGTACTGCTGGTTATACTGCCGCGCTAGCGATACAGCGTATGGAAGATAACGGCCAAATTCCTGAACGTGGTCCTATTGTTGTTACTGGTGCAACAGGCGGTGTCGGTAGCTTTGCTATCAATATGCTCTCCAATATTGGCTATGAAGTGATTGCCTATACGGGTAAAACGGAACAAGAACCTTACTTAAAAGCGCTGGGCGCAGTTGAGCTTATCAATCGCAATGATATTGAAATGGGCACCAAACCGCTTGAAAATGCGCAATGGGGCGGGGCAGTTGATAACGTGGGTGGTGACACATTAGCTTGGTTAACACGAACAACAAATGTATGGGGCAATATTGCTTCGATTGGCCTTGCTGGCGGTTTTAAACTTGAATCGACAGTGATGCCATTCATTTTACGTGGTGTTAGCTTATTAGGTATTAACTCGGTTGAAATGCCATTGTCGGTTAGAACTCAAGGTTGGAAACGTTTAGCGAGTGATTTAAAACCTAGTCAACTAGCGCTTATTGCACCAACGACAATTAAATTTTCTGATTTGCCGAATGCATTCGACGCCTATGTTAATGGCACAGTAACCGGCAGAACGGTTGTTGAAATTGACGCAAGCTTAGCTTAA